One window from the genome of Grus americana isolate bGruAme1 chromosome 2, bGruAme1.mat, whole genome shotgun sequence encodes:
- the FSBP gene encoding fibrinogen silencer-binding protein: MVGKARSSNFTLSEKLDLLKLVKPYVKILEEHTNKHSVIVEKNKCWDIIADNYNAIGVDRPPRTAQGLRTLYKRLKEYAKQELLQQKETHSDCKSSISEPTKKVVEMIPQISNVCLRDRSGVQSASIDKETIAGTSSPQAMLDHHPATVMMDLQSEEDVKPPPSLIIDSQQNENLEQEEEHQLVHIMERSPSTSVSSVDMRVMMSPSPVPRRDEFFRLEVGERFRPMCGYDPQMLQMLKEEHQIILENQRKIGLYVQEKRDGLKRKQQLEEELLRTKIKVEKLKAIRLRRDLPEYSNI, from the exons ATGGTTGGGAAGGCCAGATCTTCTAATTTTACCTTATCTGAAAAGCTTGATTTGCTAAAACTCGTGAAGCCGTACGTTAAAATTCTCGAGGAACATACCAATAAGCATTCTGtaatagtggaaaaaaacaaatgctggGATATCATAGCTGATAACTACAATGCCATCGGAGTAGATCGCCCTCCTCGTACTGCACAGGGCCTGCGCACGCTGTACAAGAGGCTCAAAGAATATGCCAAACAGGAGCTATTGCAGCAAAAGGAGACTCACTCCGAttgtaaaagcagcatttccgAGCCAACCAAGAAAGTTGTGGAGATGATTCCACAGATTTCCAATGTGTGTTTAAGAGACAGGAGCGGTGTTCAAAG TGCTAGTATCGATAAAGAAACAATTGCTGGTACAAGTTCACCACAGGCAATGTTGGATCACCATCCTGCGACAGTCATGATGGACTTGCAATCGGAAGAGGATGTCAAACCTCCTCCTTCTTTGATTATAGACTCTCAGCAAAATGAGAACTTAGAACAAGAGGAGGAACACCAGCTGGTGCATATTATGGAAAGGTCTCCTTCAACATCGGTATCTTCAGTTGATATGAGAGTGATGATGTCTCCCTCTCCTGTACCCAGAAGAGATGAGTTTTTTAGGCTTGAGGTCGGAGAACGCTTTAGACCAATGTGTGGTTATGACCCACAGATGTTACAAATGCTGAAAGAAGAACATCAAATAATAttagaaaaccaaagaaaaattgGTCTTTATGTCCAAGAAAAAAGGGATggtttgaaaagaaagcagcaactgGAAGAAGAACTGTTGCGAACAAAAATCAAAGTAGAGAAGCTGAAGGCAATAAGACTACGTCGTGATCTGCCAGAATACAGcaatatctaa